Proteins from a single region of Metallibacterium scheffleri:
- the ltrA gene encoding group II intron reverse transcriptase/maturase, producing the protein MIDDEAEAREAGAKGQEAGQYPVGRPCGAESITAAAGQTKAEVSRLMEAVIERSNVWSAYQKVVRNGGAPGVDGLTVGSFKDWLKRHWPCVRAALLDGSYLPSEVRAVDIPKPSGGVRTLGIPTVLDRLIQQALLQVLQPIVEPTFSASSYGFRPGRSAHQALRAAKHYVQEGRAWVVDMDLEKFFDRVNHDILMSRVARHVDDERVLKLIRRYLEAGLMRDGVETARDQGTPQGGPLSPLLSNILLTDWDCELGKRGHAFCRYADDCNIYVRSEAAGQRVMAAMKVFLDERLKLQVNEAKSACATPWKRKFLGYTLTNAGGHIRLKVAPHSVARLTDRVRELLRQGRGRSLTHTIETLNPVLRGWIGYFQLSESKTVWKDLDGWLRRRLRCLLWRQAKTRPRRTALLRKRGLPEARLGTRDTTGTAHGGTVVPVT; encoded by the coding sequence ATGATCGACGACGAAGCAGAAGCCCGGGAAGCCGGGGCCAAGGGCCAAGAGGCGGGACAGTATCCCGTGGGTAGGCCGTGTGGTGCCGAGTCGATCACGGCGGCAGCCGGGCAAACGAAAGCGGAGGTGTCACGGCTGATGGAGGCCGTGATCGAACGCAGCAACGTGTGGTCGGCGTATCAGAAGGTGGTTCGTAACGGTGGCGCACCGGGGGTCGATGGCCTGACGGTGGGATCGTTCAAGGACTGGCTGAAGAGACACTGGCCCTGCGTGAGAGCAGCCTTGCTGGACGGCAGTTACCTGCCGTCGGAGGTGCGCGCGGTGGACATTCCCAAGCCCTCGGGCGGGGTGCGGACACTGGGCATCCCGACGGTGCTGGATCGGCTGATCCAGCAGGCGCTGCTGCAAGTCCTTCAACCGATCGTCGAGCCGACGTTCTCCGCATCGAGCTACGGTTTCAGGCCGGGGCGCAGTGCCCATCAAGCTCTGCGTGCGGCCAAGCACTATGTGCAGGAGGGCCGTGCGTGGGTGGTGGATATGGACTTGGAGAAGTTCTTCGACCGGGTGAACCACGACATCCTGATGTCGCGGGTCGCCCGGCACGTCGACGACGAGCGGGTGCTCAAGCTGATCCGCCGTTATCTGGAAGCGGGCTTGATGCGTGACGGGGTGGAAACAGCACGTGACCAAGGCACGCCGCAAGGCGGGCCGTTGTCGCCGTTGCTGTCCAACATCCTGCTCACGGATTGGGATTGCGAACTGGGAAAGCGCGGACACGCGTTCTGTCGTTATGCGGATGATTGCAACATCTATGTCCGAAGCGAAGCGGCAGGGCAGCGCGTGATGGCCGCCATGAAGGTGTTCCTGGACGAACGCCTGAAGTTGCAGGTCAATGAAGCCAAGAGCGCATGCGCCACGCCATGGAAACGCAAGTTTCTGGGCTACACCCTGACGAACGCCGGTGGTCATATCAGGCTCAAGGTCGCGCCGCACAGCGTGGCCCGCCTGACCGACCGCGTGCGTGAACTGCTGCGTCAGGGGCGCGGACGTAGCCTGACCCACACCATCGAGACACTGAACCCGGTGCTTCGTGGATGGATCGGCTATTTCCAGCTCAGCGAGAGCAAGACGGTGTGGAAGGACCTCGACGGATGGCTGCGGCGTCGGCTGCGCTGCCTGCTATGGCGGCAAGCCAAGACGCGTCCGCGGCGTACCGCGCTGCTGCGCAAACGAGGGCTGCCGGAGGCGCGGCTTGGCACTCGGGACACAACGGGCACGGCCCATGGTGGAACAGTGGTGCCAGTCACATGA
- a CDS encoding type II toxin-antitoxin system HicA family toxin, translating into MTSSSNPDKPGYVVVPHPQRDLPQGTARNIFRQAGWQWRKR; encoded by the coding sequence ATCACAAGTTCAAGCAACCCGGACAAGCCGGGGTACGTGGTCGTACCCCATCCGCAACGCGATCTGCCGCAAGGTACCGCGCGCAATATTTTTCGACAGGCCGGCTGGCAGTGGAGGAAACGATGA
- a CDS encoding type II toxin-antitoxin system HicB family antitoxin: MIYPAYIHKDKRSAWGATLPDFPGCFAAADALDDLPAAVQEAVEVYFEGEAMDVPAPTAPDALPRGKAYTGGQWLLVDIDVARVNPRAVRLNVSLPENLVQRIDAYARTHGPRAAGSWPKPRGARWQTTNVRLDRLADRNLR; the protein is encoded by the coding sequence ATGATCTACCCCGCCTACATTCACAAGGACAAGCGCAGCGCCTGGGGCGCGACCCTGCCGGATTTCCCTGGCTGCTTCGCAGCCGCCGATGCGTTGGACGACTTGCCGGCCGCGGTGCAGGAAGCTGTGGAAGTGTATTTCGAGGGTGAGGCGATGGACGTGCCGGCGCCGACCGCGCCCGATGCGCTGCCGCGCGGCAAGGCGTACACCGGCGGTCAATGGTTGCTGGTTGACATCGACGTGGCTCGGGTGAATCCGCGCGCGGTGCGCCTGAACGTGTCGCTGCCGGAAAATCTGGTGCAGCGCATCGACGCTTACGCACGCACGCATGGCCCACGCGCAGCGGGTTCCTGGCCGAAGCCGCGCGGCGCGCGATGGCAGACAACGAACGTGCGGCTTGACCGTTTGGCAGACCGGAACCTACGCTGA
- a CDS encoding tetratricopeptide repeat-containing sulfotransferase family protein, which yields MNQHLPRHLQRAQRYFDDGQLVAACATLEAHLRRTPDDADSLSLLLHAWLKRGRMRPAVELAQRLAALPARDAQAALRTATDLMRVGDFSRARALLDTPLVQDSRDSAVLFRHAQLRARAGEYQQVLALTELAAQLSATPDTNLLLLRARARDYCGDADGAGADYSAAQHQRPDSGSAAQGLARVHASQRDADAATAHIAHLHSVLPSVTDADTEAALAYALFEELHTLQQYQQAWPALQRGAAAAHRQWPYDAAREATRIDALLRTQPGTAATAVPQSAPAGTATPIFIVGLPRSGTSLLETLLGRHTQVSAAGEHADFAYQLGLATDCDSVELLPMTAIERSADIDYHALGQAYLEHTRWRARGRSHYTDKLPSNWMLIAHIARALPQARIVHVARAPMDAAFAVLRQLLGAAYPWSFAQQDIVAHYGHYRALMSHWQRVLPGRLLQVDYAEFADAERLLRRVCAFCALPFEAQCLDARLDIGVVATPSSLQVRDAIRPRVGAWQAYREHLDVLHDGLAGWHAPA from the coding sequence ATGAACCAGCACCTGCCACGGCACCTGCAACGCGCCCAGCGTTATTTCGATGACGGCCAGCTCGTGGCCGCCTGCGCCACGCTCGAGGCGCATCTGCGGCGCACGCCCGATGACGCGGACAGCCTGTCCCTGCTGCTGCATGCGTGGCTGAAACGCGGGCGCATGCGACCCGCCGTGGAACTGGCGCAACGACTTGCTGCACTGCCAGCACGCGACGCGCAAGCTGCCTTGCGCACCGCGACCGATCTGATGCGCGTCGGCGATTTCTCGCGCGCGCGCGCGCTGCTGGATACCCCGCTCGTGCAAGACTCCCGCGATAGCGCCGTGCTGTTTCGCCACGCGCAACTGCGCGCGCGCGCAGGCGAATACCAACAGGTGCTGGCACTGACCGAGCTTGCCGCGCAACTGAGCGCCACCCCCGACACCAACCTATTGCTGCTGCGCGCGCGCGCGCGCGATTACTGCGGTGACGCCGATGGCGCCGGCGCCGATTACTCCGCCGCGCAACACCAGCGGCCCGATTCGGGCAGCGCGGCGCAGGGCCTGGCACGTGTGCATGCCAGCCAGCGTGATGCCGATGCGGCCACGGCGCACATCGCGCATCTGCACAGCGTGCTACCCAGTGTCACTGATGCCGACACCGAGGCCGCGCTGGCCTACGCACTGTTCGAGGAACTGCACACCTTGCAGCAATATCAGCAAGCCTGGCCAGCGCTGCAGCGCGGCGCGGCCGCGGCGCACCGGCAATGGCCGTACGACGCCGCGCGCGAGGCAACGCGCATCGACGCGCTGCTGCGCACCCAGCCGGGCACGGCCGCCACCGCCGTGCCACAGAGCGCGCCCGCGGGCACGGCCACGCCCATCTTCATCGTCGGTCTGCCGCGCAGTGGTACCAGCTTGCTGGAAACGCTGCTGGGACGGCATACGCAGGTGAGCGCCGCGGGCGAGCACGCGGATTTCGCCTACCAGTTGGGCCTGGCCACCGACTGCGACAGCGTCGAGCTGCTGCCGATGACCGCCATCGAGCGCAGCGCGGACATCGATTACCACGCGCTGGGCCAGGCTTACCTTGAGCACACGCGCTGGCGCGCGCGCGGGCGCAGCCACTACACCGACAAATTGCCATCAAACTGGATGCTCATCGCTCACATCGCACGCGCCCTGCCACAGGCACGCATCGTGCACGTGGCGCGCGCGCCCATGGATGCCGCTTTCGCCGTGTTGCGCCAGTTGCTGGGCGCAGCCTATCCGTGGAGTTTCGCGCAACAGGACATCGTTGCGCACTACGGCCACTACCGCGCGCTGATGTCCCACTGGCAACGCGTGTTGCCGGGGCGGTTGCTGCAGGTTGATTACGCCGAATTCGCCGATGCCGAGCGCCTGTTGCGCCGCGTGTGCGCGTTTTGCGCGTTGCCCTTCGAGGCGCAGTGTCTGGATGCGCGCCTCGACATCGGGGTGGTTGCCACACCCAGCAGTCTGCAAGTGCGCGATGCGATACGTCCGCGCGTGGGTGCATGGCAAGCCTACCGCGAGCACCTGGACGTTTTGCACGATGGCCTCGCGGGATGGCATGCGCCTGCATAG
- a CDS encoding sulfotransferase domain-containing protein, translating to MSPHAPRISFMIGGAQKCGTTALAEFLRAHPRVRLPLGKEAHVFDAPDYDDAALPEAIDTRFAAHFAEPWQDSLVYGDATPISLFLETAIRRAARYNPALRWIILLRDPAARAISQHAMERARGTESLPLLRALLAERGRLHRARGDLGWNSSLRNHSYRARGEYAAQLQRLLHHFPREQVLLLRSVDLARDAAATLREVYAHLGLAEPLRMPETLRHFEGSYGHHALGHAMLRWWSWQQRRKLRRALDVDLQS from the coding sequence ATGAGCCCGCACGCGCCACGCATCAGCTTCATGATTGGTGGTGCGCAGAAATGCGGCACCACGGCGCTTGCCGAATTTCTGCGCGCGCATCCGCGGGTGCGCCTGCCACTGGGCAAGGAGGCACATGTCTTCGATGCGCCGGATTACGACGACGCAGCGCTGCCAGAGGCCATCGATACGCGCTTTGCCGCACATTTTGCCGAGCCGTGGCAGGACTCGCTGGTGTACGGCGATGCCACGCCGATCAGCCTGTTTCTGGAGACGGCCATCCGCCGCGCCGCGCGCTACAACCCGGCCCTGCGCTGGATCATCCTGCTGCGCGATCCGGCCGCGCGCGCGATCTCGCAGCACGCCATGGAGCGTGCGCGCGGCACGGAATCATTGCCCTTGCTGCGCGCATTGCTGGCCGAGCGCGGGCGGTTGCACCGCGCGCGCGGGGACTTGGGATGGAACTCGTCACTGCGCAATCACAGTTATCGCGCGCGCGGTGAATACGCGGCGCAATTGCAGCGGTTATTGCATCACTTTCCGCGCGAGCAGGTGCTGCTGTTGCGCAGTGTCGATCTGGCACGGGATGCCGCGGCGACGCTGCGCGAGGTCTATGCACACCTGGGTCTTGCAGAGCCGCTACGCATGCCGGAAACACTGCGCCACTTCGAGGGCAGCTACGGCCATCATGCACTCGGCCACGCCATGCTGCGCTGGTGGTCGTGGCAGCAGCGGCGCAAGCTGCGGCGTGCGCTGGATGTTGACCTACAGTCTTGA
- a CDS encoding glycosyltransferase: MTWTDALSWRVRRLRALLQRTRGSVLSRGWRGTWRRILMELKGSAPAASQPHLLALDWTFAPFAVPEAGNPDVSVIIPVHGHLAHTLACLRSIAACGDTTAFEVIVVDDASPDASAATLAQIRGLRLLGLPRNLGFVGACNAGAAAARGPFLCFLNNDTQVTPGWLDALRACFEDVPDCGIAGSRLLYPDGRLQECGALVFADGGAWNCGRFERPDQPRYLYRRECDYVSGAALMIPAALFREVGGFDTRYAPAYYEDTDLAFAVHAARRRVLVQPASTVIHCEGVTAGIDPEQGVKRHQVKNKAQFAGKWAAALLKQAQPGTREAEASARAATDRPYLLVIESTLPDAARDSGSLRLVELLRSAGQLGWRVSLMPDDRRMDLALAARLGAVGVQVVVPGNPRSWLGAHGDDFAVVMLSRYAVASVWLAQVRRLAPRAQVIFDTVDLNFLRERRAAELARSDTRRADALRAHELALIAASDCTLLVSEVELALVQAELPQARLRLLGNIHQVHEPITPFSDRADLLFIGGFQHPPNRDAVQWFAREVLPLLRPCLPRLCLHVIGNVDAQARDVLRDVQVVFHGRVDDLRPWLERCRVSVAPLRYGAGVKGKINTAMAAGLPVVATRIAAEAMALTDGVDVLLADTPAAMAAAIERAYTDQALWQRLSRGGMDNVRQHFSRARARDVLREVLDDALRESASPSR; this comes from the coding sequence ATGACCTGGACTGACGCGCTGAGCTGGCGCGTGCGTCGTCTGCGCGCGCTGTTGCAACGGACGCGCGGCAGCGTGCTCAGTCGTGGCTGGCGCGGCACCTGGCGGCGCATCCTGATGGAATTGAAAGGCAGCGCGCCCGCTGCGTCGCAACCGCATCTGCTGGCGCTGGACTGGACATTCGCGCCGTTCGCGGTGCCCGAGGCCGGCAATCCGGACGTTTCGGTAATCATCCCGGTGCACGGGCATCTGGCCCACACGCTGGCGTGTCTGCGCTCCATCGCGGCCTGTGGCGACACGACCGCGTTCGAGGTCATCGTGGTGGACGACGCCTCGCCCGACGCGAGCGCGGCGACGCTCGCGCAAATCCGTGGCCTGCGCCTGCTCGGCTTGCCGCGCAATCTCGGCTTTGTCGGTGCGTGCAATGCCGGCGCCGCAGCCGCGCGCGGACCGTTCCTGTGCTTCCTCAATAACGACACGCAGGTCACACCCGGCTGGCTGGACGCGCTGCGCGCCTGCTTCGAGGACGTGCCCGATTGCGGCATCGCCGGATCGCGCCTGCTGTATCCAGACGGCCGCCTGCAGGAATGCGGCGCGCTGGTGTTCGCCGATGGCGGCGCGTGGAATTGCGGGCGTTTCGAGCGCCCGGATCAGCCGCGCTATCTCTACCGCCGCGAGTGCGATTACGTGTCCGGCGCGGCGCTGATGATCCCGGCCGCTCTGTTTCGCGAGGTCGGTGGATTCGACACGCGTTATGCGCCGGCCTACTACGAGGACACCGATCTCGCTTTCGCGGTGCATGCCGCACGGCGTCGCGTGCTGGTGCAGCCCGCCAGCACCGTGATCCACTGCGAGGGCGTGACCGCGGGCATCGATCCCGAGCAGGGCGTCAAGCGCCATCAGGTGAAGAACAAGGCGCAATTCGCCGGCAAGTGGGCAGCCGCATTGCTCAAGCAAGCCCAGCCGGGAACGCGTGAAGCCGAGGCCAGCGCGCGCGCCGCAACGGACAGGCCGTACCTGCTGGTGATCGAAAGCACGCTGCCGGATGCTGCCCGCGATTCCGGGTCGCTGCGCCTGGTCGAGCTGCTGCGCAGCGCGGGGCAACTGGGCTGGCGCGTGAGCCTGATGCCGGACGACCGGCGCATGGATCTGGCGCTGGCGGCGCGCCTCGGTGCCGTGGGTGTGCAGGTCGTTGTACCGGGCAACCCGCGATCCTGGCTGGGTGCCCACGGTGACGATTTCGCGGTGGTCATGCTGAGCCGCTATGCGGTCGCGTCGGTCTGGCTGGCGCAGGTGCGCAGACTCGCGCCGCGCGCGCAGGTCATTTTCGATACGGTCGATCTGAACTTCCTGCGCGAGCGGCGCGCGGCGGAACTGGCCCGATCCGATACCCGACGCGCCGACGCACTGCGCGCGCACGAGCTGGCCTTGATCGCCGCCAGCGACTGCACCCTGCTGGTCAGCGAGGTCGAACTCGCGCTGGTGCAGGCTGAGCTGCCGCAGGCGCGGTTGCGCCTGCTGGGCAATATTCATCAGGTGCACGAGCCGATCACGCCGTTTTCCGACCGCGCCGATCTGCTGTTCATCGGCGGCTTCCAGCATCCACCCAACCGCGACGCCGTGCAGTGGTTCGCGCGCGAAGTGTTGCCGCTGCTGCGCCCGTGCCTGCCAAGGCTCTGCCTGCACGTCATCGGCAACGTCGATGCGCAGGCACGCGATGTGTTGCGCGACGTGCAGGTCGTCTTCCATGGCCGCGTCGATGATCTGCGGCCGTGGCTGGAGCGCTGTCGCGTGTCCGTCGCGCCGCTACGTTATGGCGCCGGCGTGAAAGGCAAGATCAACACCGCCATGGCCGCGGGGCTGCCGGTGGTCGCCACCCGCATCGCGGCCGAGGCCATGGCGTTGACGGACGGCGTGGACGTACTGCTGGCCGACACGCCCGCAGCCATGGCCGCGGCCATCGAACGTGCGTACACCGATCAAGCCTTGTGGCAACGCTTGTCGCGCGGTGGCATGGACAATGTGCGCCAGCACTTTTCCAGGGCGCGCGCACGTGATGTCCTGCGCGAAGTCCTGGACGACGCGCTGCGCGAATCCGCGAGTCCGTCCCGGTGA
- a CDS encoding type II toxin-antitoxin system HicB family antitoxin: protein MNAQLKMVFWQGDRYWLGKLVDHPEIMCQGENIEELEANLRDAYRELLLEDVPPGYQVRDIAL from the coding sequence ATGAACGCTCAGCTCAAGATGGTGTTCTGGCAAGGCGATCGCTACTGGCTGGGCAAGCTGGTCGACCACCCTGAAATCATGTGTCAGGGCGAAAACATCGAGGAGCTCGAAGCCAATCTGCGCGACGCCTATCGCGAACTCTTATTGGAGGATGTGCCGCCTGGTTATCAGGTGCGAGACATCGCCCTTTGA
- a CDS encoding type II toxin-antitoxin system HicA family toxin — MKREELLRQLAVAGCVLVRHGGRHDIWLNPRTGQKQPIPRHRDVEDALAKHIFKYLGLR, encoded by the coding sequence TTGAAGCGAGAGGAGCTGCTGCGTCAACTTGCAGTGGCAGGCTGCGTTCTGGTGCGTCACGGTGGGCGTCATGACATCTGGCTGAATCCGCGCACAGGACAAAAGCAACCCATTCCGAGGCATCGCGACGTTGAAGATGCCTTGGCCAAGCACATCTTCAAATACCTCGGATTGCGCTGA